In Quadrisphaera sp. RL12-1S, a single genomic region encodes these proteins:
- a CDS encoding ABC transporter substrate-binding protein: MRTSRLTLAAALAALTLVSTAACGGSAAGSGGSGSSASGSASSVDWATTSSAQAGGGMDALVAAAKAEGTLNVITLPRDWANYGYLMDTFSQKYGIKVNDANPDGSSADEIAAIKSLKGQDRAPDTVDVGQAFALSGAKEGLYAPYQVSTWADVPDNQKASDGSWVNDYGGFVSIGCDSSKISACPTSFAQLADPQYKGKIALNGDPTKANAAFSAVWAAALANGGSFDDVKPGIEFFGKLAKEGNYVPVQATAATIESGETPIVLDWDYLNAAKTSDVDAKGGKWTVAVPSDALFGGFYAQAVSKYAPHPAAARLWQEFLYSDEGQNGFLKGFARPVRLPAMEKAGTADKTAAAALPAVTGSPTFPSDAQTTTAKSLVTSSWATTVGS; this comes from the coding sequence GTGCGCACCTCACGCCTGACGCTCGCCGCCGCCCTGGCGGCCCTCACCCTGGTCTCCACCGCCGCGTGCGGCGGCTCCGCAGCAGGCTCCGGGGGCTCCGGCAGCTCCGCCAGCGGCTCCGCGAGCTCCGTCGACTGGGCCACCACCTCCTCCGCGCAGGCGGGCGGCGGCATGGACGCCCTCGTGGCGGCCGCCAAGGCCGAGGGGACGCTCAACGTCATCACGCTGCCGCGCGACTGGGCCAACTACGGCTACCTCATGGACACCTTCTCCCAGAAGTACGGGATCAAGGTCAACGACGCCAACCCCGACGGCTCCAGCGCCGACGAGATCGCCGCCATCAAGAGCCTCAAGGGCCAGGACCGCGCCCCCGACACCGTGGACGTCGGCCAGGCGTTCGCGCTGTCCGGCGCCAAGGAGGGCCTGTACGCGCCGTACCAGGTGTCGACGTGGGCCGACGTCCCCGACAACCAGAAGGCCTCCGACGGCAGCTGGGTCAACGACTACGGGGGCTTCGTCTCCATCGGCTGCGACTCCTCCAAGATCAGCGCCTGCCCGACGAGCTTCGCGCAGCTGGCCGACCCGCAGTACAAGGGCAAGATCGCCCTCAACGGCGACCCGACCAAGGCCAACGCCGCGTTCTCCGCGGTGTGGGCGGCGGCGCTGGCCAACGGCGGCTCGTTCGACGACGTCAAGCCCGGCATCGAGTTCTTCGGCAAGCTGGCCAAGGAGGGCAACTACGTGCCCGTCCAGGCCACCGCCGCCACCATCGAGAGCGGCGAGACGCCGATCGTGCTCGACTGGGACTACCTCAACGCCGCCAAGACGTCCGACGTCGACGCCAAGGGCGGCAAGTGGACCGTGGCCGTGCCCAGTGACGCCCTGTTCGGCGGCTTCTACGCCCAGGCCGTCAGCAAGTACGCCCCGCACCCGGCGGCGGCCCGCCTGTGGCAGGAGTTCCTCTACTCCGACGAGGGCCAGAACGGCTTCCTCAAGGGCTTCGCGCGCCCGGTGCGCCTGCCCGCCATGGAGAAGGCCGGCACGGCCGACAAGACCGCCGCGGCCGCCCTGCCGGCCGTGACCGGCTCGCCGACGTTCCCCTCGGACGCCCAGACCACCACGGCCAAGAGCCTCGTGACCTCCTCGTGGGCCACGACGGTCGGCTCCTGA
- a CDS encoding ABC transporter permease, with the protein MDTVPAVGRSHASAPPASPAAAAAAPRQQARPARRLPGWAWLAPAAFFAYAAVFFLVPVGAILVEAFRGDDPTTGDPVWTGANVAAVLRDAYGASLLNSVELSLVTAVLGTVCGLVLAWAISATGSSALGQLVSSAAAVLANFGGLPLAFLFVAAIGNAGVLTGWLAGAGLPLPKNFLYSLPGVAVVYLYFLVPLMVLVITPALEGLKPQWREASDNLGGTVAQYWLHVAGPVLAPSLVGSLALLFCSSFSAYATAAALTNGTLAITPLAIASAVSGNVLVGQENVGYALALAMVVVVVPLTLLYQWTARRTARWLS; encoded by the coding sequence GTGGACACGGTCCCCGCGGTGGGGCGCTCGCACGCGAGCGCCCCACCGGCGTCCCCGGCCGCCGCGGCGGCCGCTCCTCGACAGCAGGCGCGCCCGGCGCGGCGCCTGCCCGGCTGGGCGTGGCTCGCCCCCGCGGCGTTCTTCGCCTACGCGGCGGTCTTCTTCCTGGTGCCGGTGGGCGCGATCCTCGTGGAGGCCTTCCGCGGTGACGACCCCACCACGGGCGACCCGGTCTGGACCGGCGCGAACGTCGCGGCCGTCCTGCGCGACGCCTACGGCGCGAGCCTGCTCAATAGCGTCGAGCTGTCGCTGGTCACCGCCGTCCTCGGGACGGTCTGCGGACTCGTGCTCGCCTGGGCCATCTCCGCGACGGGCAGCAGCGCCCTGGGTCAGCTGGTCTCCTCGGCGGCCGCCGTGCTGGCCAACTTCGGCGGGCTGCCGCTGGCGTTCCTCTTCGTGGCGGCCATCGGCAACGCCGGTGTGCTCACCGGCTGGCTGGCGGGCGCTGGCCTGCCGCTGCCCAAGAACTTCCTCTACTCGCTGCCCGGCGTGGCGGTGGTCTACCTCTACTTCCTCGTGCCGCTCATGGTGCTGGTCATCACCCCGGCCCTGGAGGGGCTGAAGCCGCAGTGGCGCGAAGCCTCCGACAACCTCGGCGGCACCGTGGCCCAGTACTGGCTGCACGTGGCGGGACCCGTGCTCGCCCCGAGCCTGGTGGGCTCGCTCGCCCTGCTCTTCTGCTCCTCCTTCTCGGCCTACGCCACGGCGGCGGCGCTCACCAACGGCACGCTGGCGATCACCCCGCTGGCCATCGCCAGCGCCGTCTCCGGCAACGTGCTGGTGGGCCAGGAGAACGTCGGCTACGCCCTGGCCCTCGCGATGGTGGTGGTGGTCGTGCCGCTGACCCTGCTCTACCAGTGGACCGCGCGCCGGACCGCGAGGTGGCTCTCATGA
- a CDS encoding ABC transporter permease: MTTTPPAVPGAVPGGAPGAATGSGSAAPVLRASGTGARAARAGVLALAVVYFAGPLLAALWFTVSSRSAPFSLAAYGRVWGAPGLADALGLSLVIAGLTVLLTLVLLVPTALVVHLRLPRLRAAVDVLCLLPLVVPVIVLVVGVRGVLGWGPDQLAGTPFEELLSGVQSGWLPWVLPLEYVVLALPFTYRALDAGLRTSAAATLVEASLSLGASWPVTIWRVVLPTLRTALLNAAFLSFALVLGEFTMASILQYQTFSVWILQFDNTDGQLSVAISLLSLLLTWGLLLLIAVVSRGRTRAPRRDRKA, translated from the coding sequence ATGACGACGACGCCGCCCGCGGTGCCCGGCGCCGTCCCGGGCGGGGCCCCCGGGGCCGCGACCGGCTCCGGGTCCGCCGCACCCGTCCTGCGCGCCTCCGGGACCGGTGCCCGGGCCGCGCGGGCCGGGGTGCTCGCCCTGGCGGTGGTCTACTTCGCCGGGCCGCTGCTCGCGGCGCTGTGGTTCACGGTCAGCAGCCGCTCGGCGCCCTTCAGCCTCGCGGCCTACGGGCGCGTGTGGGGAGCGCCGGGCCTGGCCGACGCCCTGGGGCTGTCGCTGGTCATCGCCGGGCTGACGGTCCTGCTGACGCTCGTGCTGCTCGTGCCGACGGCGCTCGTGGTGCACCTGCGCCTGCCCCGGCTGCGCGCGGCCGTCGACGTGCTGTGCCTGCTGCCGCTGGTGGTCCCGGTCATCGTGCTGGTGGTCGGGGTGCGCGGCGTGCTCGGCTGGGGCCCCGACCAGCTGGCCGGGACCCCGTTCGAGGAGCTGCTCTCGGGGGTGCAGTCCGGCTGGCTCCCGTGGGTGCTGCCGCTGGAGTACGTGGTGCTGGCGCTGCCGTTCACCTACCGCGCGCTGGACGCCGGCCTGCGCACCTCGGCCGCCGCCACCCTGGTGGAGGCCTCGCTCAGCCTGGGAGCCTCCTGGCCGGTGACCATCTGGCGCGTGGTGCTGCCGACGCTGCGGACCGCCCTGCTCAACGCGGCGTTCCTGTCGTTCGCCCTGGTGCTGGGCGAGTTCACGATGGCCAGCATCCTGCAGTACCAGACCTTCTCGGTGTGGATCCTGCAGTTCGACAACACCGACGGCCAGCTCAGCGTGGCCATCTCCCTGCTCAGCCTGCTGCTGACCTGGGGCCTGCTCCTCCTCATCGCCGTGGTGAGCCGCGGCCGCACCCGTGCACCCCGACGCGACAGGAAGGCCTGA
- a CDS encoding ABC transporter ATP-binding protein, whose translation MAGASGAPGTPEGASVEFRGVTRAYGSTRALDGFDLAVEPGQLLALLGPSGCGKTTALRMLAGFDRPTSGEVLVDGRDVTRLPAHRRGMGMVFQSYSLFPTMSALDNVAYGLRVRGTGRAERHRRAGELLELVGLAEHTAKHPHQLSGGQQQRVALARALAVSPRVLLLDEPLSALDAKVREQLREEIRRIQLETGLTTVFVTHDQEEALSTADRVAVVRAGRLEQCAAPEELYERPATPFVAQFVGTMNRLPATAEAGGRVRVGAQSLPVDGPSGAAGERVTVLVRPEAVVLQPDPAGTGVVALSTFRGASTRLRVALDDAPTGPELIVDTAPHLAASTPLGARVSWRLLDRPVLLDRA comes from the coding sequence GTGGCCGGCGCCTCCGGCGCCCCGGGCACGCCCGAGGGAGCCTCGGTGGAGTTCCGGGGGGTCACCCGCGCCTACGGCTCCACCCGGGCGCTCGACGGGTTCGACCTCGCCGTGGAGCCCGGCCAGCTGCTGGCTCTGCTGGGCCCCTCCGGGTGCGGCAAGACCACGGCGCTGCGCATGCTGGCCGGCTTCGACAGGCCGACCAGCGGCGAGGTGCTCGTCGACGGGCGGGACGTCACGCGCCTGCCTGCCCACCGGCGCGGCATGGGCATGGTCTTCCAGAGCTACAGCCTCTTCCCCACCATGTCGGCCCTCGACAACGTCGCGTACGGGCTGCGCGTGCGCGGCACCGGCCGCGCCGAGCGGCACCGCCGCGCCGGGGAGCTGCTCGAGCTGGTGGGGCTGGCCGAGCACACCGCCAAGCACCCCCACCAGCTCTCCGGCGGCCAGCAGCAGCGGGTGGCGCTCGCCCGGGCGCTGGCCGTCTCACCGCGGGTGCTGCTGCTGGACGAGCCGCTGAGCGCCCTGGACGCCAAGGTCCGCGAGCAGCTGCGCGAGGAGATCCGCCGGATCCAGCTGGAGACCGGTCTCACCACGGTGTTCGTCACGCACGACCAGGAGGAGGCCCTGTCCACCGCGGACCGGGTGGCCGTGGTCCGCGCCGGCCGACTGGAGCAGTGCGCCGCCCCGGAGGAGCTGTACGAGCGGCCCGCCACCCCGTTCGTGGCCCAGTTCGTGGGGACCATGAACAGGCTCCCCGCCACCGCGGAGGCCGGGGGCCGGGTGCGCGTCGGCGCGCAGTCGCTGCCGGTCGACGGGCCCAGCGGTGCGGCCGGCGAGCGCGTCACGGTGCTCGTGCGCCCGGAGGCCGTGGTGCTGCAGCCCGACCCGGCCGGCACGGGCGTCGTGGCCCTGAGCACCTTCCGGGGCGCCTCCACGCGCCTGCGGGTGGCCCTGGACGACGCACCGACGGGGCCCGAGCTCATCGTCGACACCGCACCGCACCTCGCGGCGAGCACGCCGCTGGGCGCGCGCGTGTCGTGGCGGCTGCTCGACCGGCCGGTGCTCCTGGACCGCGCCTGA
- the pstS gene encoding phosphate ABC transporter substrate-binding protein PstS, translating to MKRSTLGRAAIPAAIVLSLGLSSCAANEPGAGGSDASTGASSGASSSSSAAALSGTLNGAGSSAQQAAQQAWIAGITSSSPDLQVNYDPQGSGAGRTQFLSGAVQFAGSDAYLKSDELTKAQSRCNGGTAIDIPDYVSPIAIAYNLQGVEDLKLSPAVIAQIFDGKITKWNDQAIASLNSGVTLPDTAINTVHRADESGTTQNFTDYLSKASGGAWSYPAAQKWPASGGEAAQGTSGVVAAIKATAGSIGYADESQAKDLGHVNVQVGSSFVAPSAEAAAAALDEATPASGRPSGDIALDINRTPTSTSAYPVILVSYLIGCTSYQNAADAANVKGYFDYVTSEAGQQAAAKAAGSAPISSSLREQITKSLELIK from the coding sequence GTGAAGCGCAGCACCCTCGGTCGCGCCGCCATCCCCGCGGCCATCGTGCTCTCCCTCGGCCTGTCGTCGTGCGCCGCCAACGAGCCCGGCGCCGGTGGCTCCGACGCCTCGACCGGCGCGTCCTCGGGCGCCAGCTCGTCCTCCTCGGCCGCCGCGCTGAGCGGCACCCTGAACGGCGCCGGCTCCTCCGCGCAGCAGGCCGCGCAGCAGGCGTGGATCGCCGGGATCACCTCGTCCAGCCCCGACCTGCAGGTCAACTACGACCCCCAGGGCTCCGGCGCTGGCCGCACGCAGTTCCTCTCGGGCGCGGTGCAGTTCGCCGGCTCGGACGCCTACCTCAAGTCCGACGAGCTCACCAAGGCGCAGAGCCGCTGCAACGGCGGCACCGCGATCGACATCCCGGACTACGTGTCCCCGATCGCCATCGCCTACAACCTGCAGGGCGTCGAGGACCTCAAGCTCAGCCCCGCCGTCATCGCCCAGATCTTCGACGGCAAGATCACCAAGTGGAACGACCAGGCCATCGCGTCGCTGAACTCCGGCGTGACCCTGCCCGACACCGCGATCAACACGGTCCACCGCGCTGACGAGTCGGGCACCACCCAGAACTTCACGGACTACCTGTCCAAGGCCTCCGGCGGCGCGTGGAGCTACCCGGCCGCCCAGAAGTGGCCGGCTTCCGGCGGCGAGGCCGCCCAGGGCACCTCCGGCGTCGTGGCGGCCATCAAGGCCACCGCCGGCTCCATCGGCTACGCCGACGAGTCGCAGGCCAAGGACCTCGGCCACGTCAACGTGCAGGTCGGCAGCTCCTTCGTGGCCCCCAGCGCCGAGGCCGCCGCCGCCGCCCTGGACGAGGCCACCCCGGCCTCGGGCCGCCCCAGCGGCGACATCGCCCTGGACATCAACCGTACGCCCACCAGCACCTCGGCCTACCCGGTGATCCTGGTCAGCTACCTCATCGGCTGCACCAGCTACCAGAACGCCGCTGACGCCGCGAACGTCAAGGGCTACTTCGACTACGTGACCAGCGAGGCGGGCCAGCAGGCCGCGGCCAAGGCCGCCGGCTCGGCGCCGATCTCCAGCTCGCTGCGCGAGCAGATCACCAAGTCGCTCGAGCTCATCAAGTAA
- the pstC gene encoding phosphate ABC transporter permease subunit PstC, translated as MTATSTPPREAAAPQRVRQRPGDRVFSGLATGAGLMILVILAGVAAFLIYQAAPALVAPAAQIGGGQGFWRYVAPLVFGTLISSALALLIGGPLGVGIALFITHFAPRRLAAPLGYVIDLLAAIPSIVYGLWGVFVFAPALVPVYAWLGTHLGWFPLFAGPVSSGRTMLTAGLVLAVMILPVITALSREVFRQTPTLQQEAALALGATRWEMIKYAVIPYGKSGVVAASMLGLGRALGETMAVAAVLSIGGGITFNLISTQNPATIAANIALQFPESSGLAVNTLVATGLVLFVITFLVNFAARAIVARTSKG; from the coding sequence GTGACCGCCACCTCCACGCCGCCGCGCGAAGCGGCAGCCCCGCAGCGGGTGCGACAGCGCCCCGGAGACCGGGTCTTCTCCGGCCTGGCCACCGGCGCCGGGCTGATGATCCTCGTGATCCTCGCCGGGGTCGCCGCGTTCCTCATCTACCAGGCGGCGCCCGCCCTGGTCGCCCCCGCCGCGCAGATCGGTGGTGGGCAGGGGTTCTGGCGCTACGTCGCGCCGCTGGTCTTCGGCACGCTGATCTCCTCGGCCCTGGCGCTGCTCATCGGCGGCCCCCTGGGCGTGGGCATCGCCCTGTTCATCACGCACTTCGCGCCGCGCCGGCTGGCCGCGCCCCTGGGCTACGTGATCGACCTGCTCGCCGCCATCCCGAGCATCGTCTACGGCCTGTGGGGCGTGTTCGTCTTCGCCCCCGCGCTGGTGCCGGTGTACGCCTGGCTCGGCACCCACCTCGGCTGGTTCCCGCTGTTCGCCGGCCCGGTGTCGTCAGGTCGCACCATGCTCACCGCCGGGCTCGTCCTCGCCGTGATGATCCTGCCGGTCATCACGGCCCTGTCCCGCGAGGTCTTCCGCCAGACCCCCACGCTGCAGCAGGAGGCGGCGCTGGCCCTGGGCGCCACCCGCTGGGAGATGATCAAGTACGCGGTCATCCCGTACGGCAAGTCCGGCGTCGTCGCCGCCTCGATGCTGGGGCTCGGCCGCGCCCTGGGCGAGACGATGGCCGTGGCCGCGGTGCTGTCCATCGGCGGTGGCATCACCTTCAACCTCATCAGCACCCAGAACCCGGCGACCATCGCGGCCAACATCGCGCTGCAGTTCCCGGAGTCGAGCGGGCTGGCCGTCAACACCCTGGTGGCGACCGGCCTGGTGCTCTTCGTCATCACCTTCCTCGTCAACTTCGCGGCCCGCGCCATCGTGGCCCGCACGTCGAAGGGCTGA
- the pstA gene encoding phosphate ABC transporter permease PstA, translated as MSQLTSSGSGLGLGHSRHLPAWAPWGALGLAAAFSAAVLALAGFSTAGFLVLTAIVFTIVLVVASRAVEGGRKATDRFVTSLVVGAFLLALIPLVSLIWTVVSRGAARFDVEFFTFSMRGIVGEGGGAVHAITGTLIITAITTLISVPIGILTAVYLVEYGRGHVARAITFLVDVMTGIPSIVAGLFAFALFVLLLGPQARLGIMGAVALCVLMIPVVVRSTEEILRLVPHELREASYALGVPKWRTVVKVVLRTSVAGIATGVTLAIARVIGETAPLLVTVGTTTAINYNPFEGRMSTLPTFSWFSYASPTLPADASINRAWTAALVLVILVMAFNLIARVVSRAFSPKTR; from the coding sequence ATGTCGCAGCTCACCTCCTCCGGCTCGGGCCTCGGCCTGGGCCACAGCCGCCACCTGCCGGCCTGGGCCCCGTGGGGCGCGCTGGGCCTGGCCGCCGCGTTCTCCGCCGCGGTGCTGGCCCTCGCGGGCTTCAGCACCGCGGGGTTCCTCGTGCTCACCGCGATCGTCTTCACGATCGTCCTGGTGGTCGCGTCCCGCGCCGTCGAGGGCGGCCGCAAGGCGACGGACCGGTTCGTCACGAGCCTGGTGGTGGGGGCCTTCCTCCTCGCCCTCATCCCGCTGGTGTCCCTGATCTGGACGGTCGTCTCCCGCGGCGCCGCCCGGTTCGACGTCGAGTTCTTCACGTTCTCGATGCGCGGGATCGTCGGCGAGGGCGGCGGCGCCGTGCACGCCATCACGGGGACGCTCATCATCACCGCCATCACCACGCTGATCTCGGTGCCGATCGGCATCCTCACCGCGGTGTACCTCGTCGAGTACGGCCGCGGTCACGTGGCGCGGGCCATCACGTTCCTCGTGGACGTCATGACGGGCATCCCCTCCATCGTCGCCGGCCTGTTCGCCTTCGCGCTCTTCGTCCTCCTCCTGGGCCCGCAGGCCCGCCTGGGGATCATGGGTGCGGTGGCGCTGTGCGTGCTGATGATCCCCGTGGTGGTCCGCTCCACCGAGGAGATCCTGCGGCTGGTGCCGCACGAGCTGCGCGAGGCCTCCTACGCCCTCGGCGTCCCGAAGTGGCGGACCGTGGTGAAGGTGGTGCTGCGCACCTCCGTGGCCGGCATCGCCACCGGTGTGACCCTGGCCATCGCCCGCGTCATCGGCGAGACGGCGCCGCTGCTCGTCACTGTGGGCACCACCACCGCCATCAACTACAACCCGTTCGAGGGCCGCATGTCCACGCTGCCCACGTTCTCGTGGTTCTCCTACGCCTCCCCGACCCTCCCGGCGGACGCCTCCATCAACAGGGCCTGGACGGCGGCGCTCGTCCTGGTCATCCTGGTGATGGCCTTCAACCTCATCGCACGGGTCGTCTCGCGGGCCTTCTCGCCCAAGACCCGCTGA
- the pstB gene encoding phosphate ABC transporter ATP-binding protein PstB, translating into MSKRIDVSDLNIYYGDFLAVEGVSMAIEPRSVTAFIGPSGCGKSTFLRSLNRMHEVIPGARVEGKVVMDGQDLYASDVDPVDVRRTVGMVFQRPNPFPTMSIAENVLAGARLNSKRMRRSEADDLVESSLKGANLWNEVKDRLDRPGAGLSGGQQQRLCIARAIAVKPDVLLMDEPCSALDPISTLAIEDLIQELKSEYTIVIVTHNMQQASRVSDATAFFNIAGTGKPGKLIEMADTATIFSNPSQKATEDYVSGRFG; encoded by the coding sequence ATGAGCAAGCGCATCGACGTCTCTGACCTGAACATCTACTACGGCGACTTCCTCGCCGTCGAGGGCGTCTCGATGGCGATCGAGCCCCGCTCGGTGACGGCCTTCATCGGGCCGTCCGGCTGCGGCAAGTCGACCTTCCTGCGGTCGCTGAACCGCATGCACGAGGTCATCCCGGGCGCCCGCGTCGAGGGCAAGGTCGTCATGGACGGCCAGGACCTCTACGCCTCCGACGTAGACCCGGTGGACGTGCGGCGCACGGTCGGCATGGTGTTCCAGCGCCCCAACCCGTTCCCGACGATGTCCATCGCCGAGAACGTCCTGGCCGGCGCGCGCCTCAACAGCAAGCGGATGCGCCGCTCCGAAGCGGACGACCTGGTGGAGTCCTCCCTCAAGGGCGCCAACCTCTGGAACGAGGTCAAGGACCGCCTCGACCGCCCGGGCGCCGGCCTGTCCGGTGGTCAGCAGCAGCGCCTCTGCATCGCCCGCGCCATCGCGGTGAAGCCCGACGTGCTGCTCATGGACGAGCCCTGCTCCGCGCTCGACCCGATCTCCACCCTCGCCATCGAGGACCTGATCCAGGAGCTCAAGAGCGAGTACACGATCGTCATCGTGACCCACAACATGCAGCAGGCCTCGCGCGTCTCGGACGCCACCGCCTTCTTCAACATCGCGGGCACGGGCAAGCCGGGCAAGCTCATCGAGATGGCCGACACCGCCACGATCTTCTCCAACCCGAGCCAGAAGGCCACCGAGGACTACGTCTCCGGCCGCTTCGGGTGA
- a CDS encoding inorganic phosphate transporter, protein MDPATGTVLAVVVAVALAFAVVNGAHDASDVVATPVVTGALTPLAALVIAAVLNGLGGLLGSRLAETVAYGVLTPLEGQRGLVLVLAALLGATAWNALTWWRGVPSSSTHALVGGLAGAGAVVGASVDWPRAVLQVLLPLLVSPLLGFVAAGLVALGIAWLLRHAAPGRAHRIFRYAQVVSSSGVAVGHGLQDAQKTMGVVLLALVAAGALPHGAEVPWWVAASAAGALALGTLAGGWRIVRTLGDRITAVDPPAGFAAEATTTGVLALSAAGLGVPVSTTHTVTAAIAGAGAVRRTSAVRWRVLRRIAGFWVVTAPASAAAGALAAAVLLPLLG, encoded by the coding sequence TTGGACCCCGCCACCGGGACGGTCCTCGCGGTCGTGGTCGCCGTCGCGCTCGCCTTCGCGGTGGTCAACGGCGCCCACGACGCCAGCGACGTCGTCGCCACTCCGGTCGTCACCGGGGCCCTCACGCCGCTGGCGGCCCTGGTCATCGCCGCCGTGCTCAACGGGCTGGGCGGGCTGCTCGGCAGCAGGCTGGCCGAGACCGTCGCCTACGGCGTGCTCACCCCGCTCGAGGGCCAGCGCGGGCTCGTGCTGGTGCTGGCCGCGCTCCTGGGGGCCACCGCCTGGAACGCCCTCACGTGGTGGCGGGGAGTCCCCAGCAGCTCCACGCACGCGCTCGTGGGAGGGCTGGCGGGTGCGGGCGCGGTGGTGGGAGCCAGCGTCGACTGGCCCCGCGCCGTCCTCCAGGTGCTGCTGCCGCTGCTCGTCTCACCCCTGCTCGGCTTCGTCGCGGCCGGGCTCGTGGCGCTGGGGATCGCGTGGCTCCTGCGCCACGCCGCCCCCGGACGGGCCCACCGGATCTTCCGGTACGCGCAGGTGGTCTCCAGCAGCGGGGTGGCCGTGGGGCACGGGCTCCAGGACGCGCAGAAGACCATGGGCGTGGTGCTGCTGGCCCTCGTGGCCGCCGGCGCGCTCCCGCACGGCGCGGAGGTCCCCTGGTGGGTCGCGGCCTCCGCCGCGGGCGCCCTGGCGCTGGGCACCCTCGCGGGTGGCTGGCGGATCGTCAGGACCCTCGGGGACCGCATCACCGCCGTCGACCCGCCCGCCGGCTTCGCCGCCGAGGCCACCACCACGGGGGTGCTCGCGCTGTCCGCCGCGGGCCTGGGTGTCCCGGTCTCCACCACGCACACGGTCACCGCGGCGATCGCCGGAGCGGGTGCGGTCCGTCGCACCTCCGCCGTGCGGTGGCGGGTGCTGCGGCGGATCGCCGGGTTCTGGGTGGTCACGGCCCCCGCCTCGGCGGCAGCGGGCGCGCTCGCCGCGGCGGTCCTCCTGCCCCTGCTCGGCTGA
- a CDS encoding DUF47 domain-containing protein — translation MRLLPRDSAIFDDVTALSEHVVAGAEVLARMLGASAADRSDLVERLAGLERAADDAARLVVRRVTSSFVTPYDRRDLVALAHGLDDCVDGLAVAAAVVAATGVGELPSAVVEQVALVQRQAELTSVAMGRLRTVRDLVDYWVEVRRLEHEVGRTHLAVLAQLHRAGPRGAADVLEALAVKEVADRLVAVARAFEELSRVVETIAVQEA, via the coding sequence ATGCGCCTGCTGCCTCGCGACAGCGCCATCTTCGACGACGTCACCGCGCTGTCCGAGCACGTCGTCGCGGGCGCTGAGGTGCTGGCGCGCATGCTGGGTGCGAGCGCCGCGGACCGCTCCGACCTCGTGGAGCGTCTGGCCGGCCTCGAGAGGGCCGCCGACGACGCCGCGCGCCTCGTGGTCCGCCGCGTCACGTCCAGCTTCGTGACCCCCTACGACCGCCGCGACCTCGTCGCTCTGGCGCACGGCCTCGACGACTGCGTGGACGGCCTCGCCGTCGCGGCCGCCGTCGTCGCGGCCACCGGCGTGGGGGAGCTGCCCTCCGCCGTCGTCGAGCAGGTGGCCCTGGTGCAGCGCCAGGCGGAGCTGACCTCGGTGGCGATGGGCCGCCTCCGGACCGTGCGGGACCTCGTCGACTACTGGGTGGAGGTGCGCCGCCTCGAGCACGAGGTCGGGCGCACCCACCTGGCCGTCCTGGCGCAGCTGCACCGGGCGGGCCCGCGCGGCGCCGCGGACGTCCTCGAGGCCCTCGCGGTCAAGGAGGTCGCCGACCGGCTGGTGGCCGTCGCGCGCGCCTTCGAGGAGCTCTCGCGCGTCGTCGAGACCATCGCCGTCCAGGAGGCCTGA